A single Cucumis melo cultivar AY chromosome 4, USDA_Cmelo_AY_1.0, whole genome shotgun sequence DNA region contains:
- the LOC103494968 gene encoding 60S ribosomal protein L8, which yields MGRVIRAQRKGAGSVFRSHTHHRKGPARFRSLDFGERNGYLKGVVSEIIHDPGRGAPLARVTFRHPFRYKHQKELFVAAEGMYTGQFVYCGKKANLVVGNVLPIRAIPEGAVVCNVEHHVGDRGVFARCSGDYAIVISHNPDNDTSRIKLPSGAKKIVPSGCRAMIGQVAGGGRTEKPLLKAGNAYHKFRVKRNCWPKVRGVAMNPVEHPHGGGNHQHIGHASTVRRDAPPGQKVGLIAARRTGRLRGQAAATAAKADKA from the exons ATGGGTCGTGTGATCAGAGCTCAACGTAAGGGTGCGGGATCTGTCTTCCGCTCTCACACTCACCACCGGAAGGGCCCGGCCCGTTTCCGGTCACTCGACTTCGGCGAGCGTAATGGCTACCTGAAAGGTGTGGTCAGCGAAATCATTCACGATCCGGGCAGAGGTGCACCGTTGGCCCGTGTTACCTTCCGCCATCCCTTCCGCTACAAGCACCAGAAGGAACTCTTCGTCGCCGCTGAGGGTATGTACACTGGTCAGTTCGTTTACTGCGGGAAAAAGGCTAATCTTGTTGTTGGTAATGTGCTCCCCATTAGAGCCATTCCTGAAGGAGCTGTGGTTTGTAATGTGGAGCACCATGTTGGCGACAGAGGTGTGTTTGCTAGATGCTCTGGTGATTATGCTATTGTTATCAGCCACAACCCAGACAATGATACCAGCAG GATTAAGCTACCATCTGGAGCGAAGAAGATTGTACCCAGTGGATGCCGTGCTATGATTGGTCAGGTTGCTGGAGGAGGAAGAACAGAGAAGCCTCTTCTTAAGGCAGGTAATGCTTACCACAAGTTCCGTGTCAAGCGTAACTGCTGGCCGAAGGTGCGTGGTGTTGCTATGAATCCAGTTGAACATCCCCATGGTGGTGGTAACCATCAACATATTGGTCACGCCAGCACTGTCCGCCGTGATGCACCTCCTGGTCAAAAGGTTGGTCTCATTGCTGCCAGAAGAACTGGTCGGCTCCGAGGACAGGCTGCTGCTACTGCTGCCAAGGCTGACAAGGCTTAA